A stretch of Spirochaetaceae bacterium DNA encodes these proteins:
- a CDS encoding site-specific DNA-methyltransferase, with amino-acid sequence MAKPLIKEKGTVTSAFGTKGRINHDSSKFYNSKLYKELDTEIKTKDEIITNTFPEQYLNTIINNSCTNMQGIPNNSLHLMITSPPYNVSKEYDDDLSLKEYLKLLKECFTETYRVLVNGGRACINVANLGRKPYIPLNAYISQIMLEIGFNMRGEIIWNKAASASPSTAWGSWQSASNPTLRDIHEYILIFSKGSYSRERTREEKEQKLNTISKEDFMEWTKSIWNFNAESAKRIGHPAPYPEELPKRLIQLYSFAGDIVLDPFIGSGTTAIAALKNRRNYVGYDINSDYIELAEKRIKLYKNNLNTLY; translated from the coding sequence ATGGCAAAACCCTTAATTAAAGAAAAAGGAACAGTTACAAGTGCCTTTGGTACTAAGGGACGTATAAATCACGATTCTTCAAAATTTTATAACTCAAAATTATATAAAGAGCTTGATACAGAGATTAAAACTAAAGATGAAATTATTACTAATACTTTTCCAGAACAATATTTAAATACTATCATAAATAATTCTTGTACTAATATGCAAGGTATACCTAATAATTCTTTACATTTGATGATAACTTCACCACCTTATAATGTGTCCAAAGAGTATGATGATGATTTATCATTAAAAGAATATTTAAAACTTTTAAAAGAATGTTTTACTGAGACCTATCGTGTCTTAGTAAATGGTGGTAGAGCCTGTATTAATGTGGCAAACTTAGGTCGAAAACCTTATATACCACTTAATGCTTATATCTCACAAATTATGCTAGAAATTGGCTTTAATATGCGCGGCGAAATTATTTGGAACAAGGCGGCTAGTGCCAGCCCTTCTACTGCATGGGGAAGTTGGCAGAGCGCCAGTAACCCTACTCTGCGTGATATTCACGAATATATTTTAATTTTTTCTAAGGGTTCTTATAGTCGTGAACGTACTAGAGAAGAAAAAGAACAAAAATTAAATACAATAAGTAAAGAAGATTTTATGGAATGGACTAAATCTATCTGGAATTTTAACGCCGAAAGCGCCAAACGGATTGGCCATCCTGCTCCTTATCCTGAAGAATTACCTAAAAGATTAATACAACTCTATTCTTTTGCAGGAGATATTGTACTCGACCCTTTTATAGGTAGCGGCACTACCGCTATAGCGGCCTTAAAAAATCGCCGTAATTATGTAGGCTACGATATTAATAGCGATTATATTGAATTGGCCGAGAAACGCATTAAATTATATAAAAACAATTTAAATACTTTGTATTAA
- a CDS encoding GIY-YIG nuclease family protein, with translation MAEEYIYIVQATLQNNVCKIGKTNNLERGLKEYTNSEPLRSLPLATGKSKTDVYSYLFSCEVSDMAEVEADIKAKFGCLIMLVKDIPTEYKTYDDEGTLLVDKGYIPANYKHPFAVSVRPILNGLLEKGFKIIGEKEYRPYLAGKEKHSRVLVQRE, from the coding sequence ATGGCAGAAGAATATATTTACATAGTACAAGCGACTTTACAAAATAATGTTTGTAAAATTGGTAAAACAAATAACCTTGAGCGCGGGCTTAAGGAGTATACAAACTCCGAACCGTTGAGGAGTTTGCCTCTAGCAACAGGTAAAAGTAAAACCGATGTGTACAGCTATTTATTTAGCTGTGAGGTAAGTGATATGGCAGAAGTAGAGGCCGATATAAAAGCCAAATTTGGCTGTTTAATTATGTTAGTAAAAGATATACCTACAGAATATAAAACCTATGATGATGAAGGAACACTTTTGGTAGATAAAGGTTATATTCCTGCCAATTATAAACACCCTTTTGCGGTTTCGGTCCGCCCTATCTTAAATGGGTTACTTGAAAAAGGCTTTAAAATTATTGGTGAAAAAGAGTATCGGCCTTATTTAGCCGGTAAAGAAAAGCATTCACGCGTATTAGTGCAGAGGGAGTAA
- a CDS encoding ThaI family type II restriction endonuclease, translated as MNNQITKLFTDELLINKMRSKLPYLFQLAELESSRAGKVGMEVGSVRERIIVSLLVYKFGEENVRYELSITEAETDVVLFGNPISIKTISGKKTTGVKAIWTVDAQKAIEFCRNYSPSCDMILVHINWGGEGGFYYVYKGIQLELLKAIGYQNYLKLPKVGTNPRGVEIAGEVMDKLITHKQTEKIMLNWQKADINFKPLERWLELWQNP; from the coding sequence ATGAATAATCAAATAACCAAGCTCTTTACTGATGAGCTTTTAATAAATAAGATGCGAAGTAAACTCCCTTATCTCTTTCAATTAGCTGAGTTGGAAAGCTCGCGAGCTGGTAAGGTAGGTATGGAAGTAGGTTCGGTACGTGAACGTATAATCGTCTCATTATTGGTTTACAAATTTGGTGAAGAAAATGTAAGGTATGAATTGTCTATCACTGAAGCGGAGACTGATGTTGTTTTGTTTGGTAATCCTATTTCTATTAAAACGATAAGTGGCAAAAAAACTACTGGAGTTAAAGCTATTTGGACGGTAGATGCCCAAAAAGCAATAGAGTTTTGTAGAAATTATAGCCCTAGTTGTGATATGATTTTGGTACATATTAATTGGGGTGGTGAGGGCGGTTTTTATTATGTCTATAAGGGTATACAGTTAGAGCTTTTAAAGGCTATAGGATATCAGAATTATCTTAAATTACCCAAAGTGGGAACTAATCCGCGTGGTGTAGAAATAGCTGGTGAGGTAATGGATAAATTAATTACCCACAAACAAACTGAGAAAATTATGCTTAACTGGCAAAAAGCAGATATAAACTTTAAACCCTTAGAGAGGTGGTTAGAATTATGGCAAAACCCTTAA